One genomic window of Arvicola amphibius chromosome 4, mArvAmp1.2, whole genome shotgun sequence includes the following:
- the Efnb3 gene encoding ephrin-B3, giving the protein MGTPHFGPGGVQVGAILLLGFTGLVSGLSLEPVYWNSANKRFQAEGGYVLYPQIGDRLDLLCPRARPPGPHSSPSYEFYKLYLVGGAQGRRCEAPPAPNLLLTCDRPDLDLRFTIKFQEYSPNLWGHEFRSHHDYYIIATSDGTREGLESLQGGVCLTRGMKVLLRVGQSPRGGALPRKPVSEMPMERDRGAAHSLEPGKDSLPGDPNSNATSRGAEGPLPPPSMPAVAGAAGGLALLLLGVAGAGGAMCWRRRRAKPSESRHPGPGSFGRGGSLGLGGGGGMGPREAEPGELGIALRGGGAADPPFCPHYEKVSGDYGHPVYIVQDGPPQSPPNIYYKV; this is encoded by the exons ATGGGGACCCCCCATTTTGGACCAGGGGGTGTGCAAGTCGGGGCCATACTGCTGCTAGGTTTTACGGGGCTGGTGTCTGGACTCAGCCTAGAGCCTGTCTACTGGAACTCGGCAAATAAGAG GTTCCAGGCAGAGGGTGGTTATGTGCTTTACCCTCAGATCGGGGACCGGCTAGATCTACTTTGTCCCCGGGCCCGGCCTCCTGGGCCTCACTCCTCTCCCAGTTATGAGTTCTACAAGCTGTACCTGGTAGGGGGTGCCCAGGGTCGGCGCTGTGAGGCACCCCCTGCCCCAAACCTTCTTCTCACATGTGACCGGCCAGACCTGGATCTCCGCTTCACCATCAAGTTCCAGGAATACAGCCCCAACCTCTGGGGCCACGAGTTCCGATCCCACCATGATTACTAcataattg CCACATCAGATGGGACCCGGGAAGGCCTGGAGAGCTTGCAGGGAGGTGTGTGCCTCACTAGAGGCATGAAGGTGCTTCTGCGTGTGGGACAGA GTCCACGAGGAGGAGCTCTACCCCGAAAACCTGTGTCTGAAATGCCCATGGAGAGAGACCGAGGGGCGGCTCACAGCCTGGAGCCCGGGAAGGACAGCCTACCAG GTGACCCCAACAGCAATGCAACCTCTCGGGGTGCTGAAGGCCCACTGCCCCCTCCCAGCATGCCCGCAGTGGCTGGGGCAGCAGGGGGGCTGGCGCTGCTCTTGCTGGGCGTGGCAGGGGCTGGGGGTGCCATGTGTTGGCGGAGACGGCGGGCCAAGCCTTCGGAGAGTCGCCACCCTGGTCCTGGCTCCTTTGGGAGGGGAGGTTCTTTGGGCCTGGGTGGTGGAGGGGGGATGGGACCTCGGGAGGCTGAGCCTGGGGAGCTAGGGATAGCCCTGCGGGGTGGTGGGGCTGCAGACCCCCCCTTCTGCCCCCATTATGAGAAGGTGAGTGGTGACTACGGTCACCCTGTGTACATTGTGCAGGATGGCCCTCCCCAGAGCCCTCCAAACATCTACTATAAGGTATGA